The Exiguobacterium mexicanum genome includes a window with the following:
- the radC gene encoding RadC family protein, with protein sequence MVLDRSVESAIARLLQIGGRGGDPHETARRLSDVYPTLRALSQASVSDLCQIEGMTKKKAEQLLAAFAIGLRYVEEPKVETPTIRSPQDAYELLRDELRLLNQEHFICLYLNTKNQLIARKTLFVGGLNSSIVHPRDVFREALKLSAACFIAVHNHPSGDATPSREDIEVSERLVEAGHIVGIACLDHVIIGEDHYVSMKQRGYMNG encoded by the coding sequence ATGGTGCTCGACCGAAGTGTTGAATCCGCGATTGCCCGGCTGCTCCAAATCGGGGGCAGGGGTGGCGACCCGCACGAGACGGCCCGACGGCTGTCCGACGTATATCCGACGCTCCGGGCGCTGTCGCAGGCGTCCGTGAGCGACCTCTGTCAAATCGAGGGCATGACGAAGAAGAAAGCCGAACAGTTGCTCGCGGCGTTCGCAATCGGTCTCCGTTACGTCGAGGAACCGAAAGTGGAGACACCGACGATCCGTTCGCCGCAGGACGCCTATGAACTGCTCCGTGATGAGCTCCGGCTGTTGAATCAGGAACATTTCATCTGCCTGTATTTGAACACGAAGAATCAGCTCATCGCCCGGAAGACGTTGTTCGTCGGCGGGCTCAATTCGTCCATCGTCCATCCGCGCGATGTGTTCCGCGAAGCGCTCAAACTGTCGGCCGCTTGTTTCATCGCCGTCCATAACCATCCGAGCGGGGACGCGACCCCGAGCCGGGAAGACATCGAGGTGTCGGAGCGGCTCGTCGAGGCCGGTCATATCGTCGGCATCGCTTGTCTCGACCACGTCATCATCGGGGAGGACCATTACGTCAGTATGAAGCAGCGCGGGTATATGAATGGCTGA
- a CDS encoding Maf family protein: MKPTQKRVILASMSPRRTELLTQAGITHEVIPSNVIEGTNGREHPDEYVGRLAREKAMDVARDNRDAVVIGSDTVVVLDGTILEKPKDRDDARDMLRRLSGATHEVLTGVSIIGPERYDLFVTTTHVTFIDIPDAWLDGYLDSTEPYDKAGAYGIQGSGGLFVERLEGDFYNVVGLPIRPLVETLERHGVSPRFL; the protein is encoded by the coding sequence ATGAAACCAACACAGAAACGTGTCATCCTCGCCTCGATGTCGCCGCGGCGGACCGAGCTGTTGACCCAGGCCGGGATCACCCATGAGGTCATCCCATCGAACGTCATCGAAGGGACGAACGGACGGGAACATCCGGACGAGTATGTCGGACGCCTCGCCCGCGAGAAGGCGATGGACGTCGCCCGCGACAACCGTGACGCCGTCGTCATCGGCTCAGATACGGTCGTCGTCTTGGACGGGACGATTTTAGAGAAGCCGAAAGACCGGGACGACGCGCGGGACATGCTGCGACGCCTATCGGGGGCGACGCATGAAGTACTTACCGGCGTCAGCATCATCGGGCCCGAGCGGTATGACTTATTCGTCACGACGACTCACGTCACGTTCATCGACATCCCGGACGCGTGGCTCGACGGCTACCTCGATTCGACGGAGCCGTATGATAAGGCCGGTGCCTATGGGATTCAAGGGTCGGGCGGTCTGTTCGTCGAACGGCTCGAAGGGGACTTTTACAACGTCGTCGGTCTGCCGATCCGTCCGCTCGTCGAGACGCTCGAGCGACACGGGGTATCGCCGCGCTTTCTGTGA
- the pilM gene encoding pilus assembly protein PilM: MSRAIEKGTVAYFSFDALSIHGAVIKQGVFKRSATVQLAKGAYTGGRIEDENAFGLAFDELCRKLKVRKGMVCAVDMAETEVLSRKVEIPSTIPKDEIRGYLFMEIGSSIILPFDDVAFDYEVLGETESKTEVMLHAVSVDLTKAIRAYMKKRGFQLKKIVPRPVAIANGVARLETLDPLKSTLIWHVTPFAHQLLVLEEGQVRFIRAIETNLPYRAETTDGIITYTYSDSKESLATQTDEWLNELARFLDFYRYSLRTDGRPIDELLVSGTIPNLDDLVRTIESEAMVPVKRIADPLPLSHATPLSHQMLPLLGMATLDKEHDANFINSTDVTLRWPIIVSLLALMIGGGATGYLYYEVNELEQNEAQLEEQLQLVRIYQTEQANSKGQQVLSLDQTVTALTAEEKLAVPALRALTEQLPPTGYVLTYNYADGSLMSVRTQFETLADLNVFQRSLLNDVRFENVKLLGVTTETKAETEQEETGTDMDTTLSPSVLDSTNEPLPRYIGEFTFTFLNVEPEAPEGETPDGETEETADEEVVSE, translated from the coding sequence ATGAGCCGGGCTATAGAGAAAGGAACGGTCGCTTACTTTTCGTTCGATGCGCTCAGCATCCACGGGGCCGTGATTAAGCAAGGCGTGTTCAAACGCAGCGCCACCGTCCAATTGGCGAAAGGCGCCTATACGGGGGGACGGATTGAAGACGAGAACGCATTCGGTCTCGCTTTCGATGAACTGTGCCGTAAATTGAAAGTACGAAAAGGGATGGTCTGTGCCGTCGATATGGCCGAGACCGAGGTGTTGTCCCGTAAAGTCGAGATTCCATCGACAATCCCGAAAGACGAGATTCGTGGCTATCTGTTCATGGAAATCGGTAGCTCAATCATCTTGCCGTTCGACGACGTCGCCTTCGACTATGAGGTGCTCGGTGAGACGGAGTCGAAGACCGAGGTCATGCTACACGCCGTCTCGGTCGATTTGACGAAAGCCATCCGCGCTTATATGAAAAAACGCGGATTCCAATTGAAGAAAATCGTGCCGCGTCCGGTCGCCATCGCGAACGGGGTAGCCCGACTTGAGACGCTCGACCCGCTCAAATCGACACTAATCTGGCACGTGACGCCGTTCGCGCACCAGTTGCTCGTCCTTGAGGAAGGGCAAGTTCGCTTCATCCGGGCCATCGAGACTAATCTCCCGTACCGCGCCGAGACGACGGACGGGATCATCACGTATACATATAGTGACTCGAAGGAGTCGCTCGCGACGCAGACGGACGAGTGGTTGAACGAACTTGCCCGCTTTCTCGATTTCTATCGTTACTCGCTCCGGACGGACGGTCGTCCGATTGACGAGTTGCTCGTCTCGGGGACGATCCCGAACCTCGACGACCTTGTCCGGACGATTGAAAGTGAGGCGATGGTGCCGGTCAAACGGATCGCCGACCCGCTTCCGCTCTCTCACGCGACGCCGTTGTCGCATCAGATGTTGCCGCTCCTTGGGATGGCGACGCTCGACAAGGAGCACGACGCCAACTTCATCAACTCGACCGATGTGACGCTCCGGTGGCCGATTATCGTGAGCCTGCTCGCTCTGATGATTGGTGGCGGGGCGACGGGCTACTTGTATTATGAAGTAAACGAGCTAGAACAGAATGAGGCTCAACTTGAGGAACAATTGCAACTTGTCCGGATTTACCAGACCGAGCAAGCGAATTCGAAAGGCCAGCAAGTCCTGTCGCTCGACCAGACGGTGACGGCGCTCACGGCCGAGGAGAAGTTGGCCGTGCCAGCGCTTCGGGCGTTGACGGAACAACTGCCGCCGACGGGCTACGTGCTGACGTATAACTACGCCGACGGTTCGCTCATGAGCGTGAGGACCCAGTTTGAGACGCTCGCCGATTTGAACGTGTTCCAACGCTCACTTTTGAACGACGTACGGTTTGAGAACGTTAAACTGCTCGGCGTGACGACCGAGACGAAAGCGGAGACGGAACAGGAAGAAACGGGCACCGACATGGATACGACGCTGTCGCCGAGCGTGCTCGACTCGACGAACGAACCGCTCCCGCGTTACATCGGAGAGTTCACCTTCACGTTCCTTAACGTCGAACCGGAGGCTCCGGAAGGGGAGACACCGGACGGCGAGACGGAAGAGACGGCCGATGAGGAGGTGGTGAGCGAATGA
- a CDS encoding prepilin peptidase, protein MVEFIGLIYSLVLGAVITSFTNVVGLRVPRKQSIVTPRSHCPSCGHVLSAWELIPVFGYVFLRGKCRGCGGRIAPTYPLFELLGAVGYAYSFWLYGFSLTTILAFVFLSTLLALAMSDLSTMLVPNVILLFTAPVLIVLAYGAGVAWWSPIAGAALGFSVLATVFFVSKGGLGAGDVKLFTVIGLVLGPRDILVALFLSSLIGAIVGLTLIGLKRMDRKQPIPFVPSIALGTMLTFWFSERFFDWYFDLM, encoded by the coding sequence TTGGTTGAATTCATCGGACTTATTTACAGCCTCGTCCTTGGGGCCGTCATCACGTCATTCACGAACGTCGTCGGGCTCCGCGTGCCACGCAAACAGTCCATCGTCACGCCGCGCTCGCACTGTCCGTCATGTGGACACGTCCTATCCGCTTGGGAACTGATTCCGGTCTTCGGTTACGTGTTCCTGCGCGGGAAATGCCGCGGCTGTGGCGGGCGGATCGCGCCGACGTATCCGCTCTTTGAATTACTTGGAGCGGTCGGTTACGCCTATAGCTTCTGGCTGTACGGCTTCAGCCTCACGACGATCCTCGCTTTCGTCTTCTTATCGACGCTCCTCGCCTTGGCGATGTCCGATTTGTCGACGATGCTCGTGCCGAACGTCATCTTGCTGTTCACGGCACCGGTCCTCATTGTGCTCGCCTATGGCGCGGGTGTGGCCTGGTGGAGCCCGATTGCCGGAGCGGCGCTCGGCTTTTCTGTCCTCGCCACCGTTTTTTTCGTTTCCAAGGGGGGACTTGGGGCCGGTGATGTCAAACTATTTACAGTAATCGGGCTCGTCCTCGGGCCACGCGACATCCTCGTCGCATTATTTTTATCGAGCTTAATCGGAGCAATCGTCGGATTGACGCTGATTGGCTTGAAACGGATGGATCGCAAACAGCCGATTCCGTTCGTGCCGTCGATCGCACTCGGCACGATGCTGACATTTTGGTTCAGCGAACGCTTTTTTGATTGGTATTTTGATTTGATGTAG
- a CDS encoding prepilin-type N-terminal cleavage/methylation domain-containing protein — protein sequence MLEKMKMIWQDAKQLKDERGLTLVELLVVVVILGIIAAIAVVAIGGIIENSKKDAMVADAKQMVSAAKLYTASNPVDSAKTLRFAGTLANGEADGTQYVDNLKDPFGTGNYTNANVVITPNGNKYTYTVQLVGSKKAIGQAAAVADDTLKKDLVIDKTTN from the coding sequence ATGTTGGAGAAAATGAAAATGATTTGGCAAGATGCCAAACAATTGAAAGACGAGCGCGGACTCACACTCGTCGAGTTGCTCGTCGTCGTCGTTATCTTGGGTATTATCGCAGCGATCGCCGTTGTCGCAATCGGTGGGATTATCGAGAACTCGAAGAAGGATGCGATGGTTGCCGATGCGAAGCAGATGGTAAGTGCGGCGAAACTATATACTGCATCTAACCCAGTTGATTCTGCAAAGACATTACGGTTTGCAGGCACTTTAGCAAACGGTGAAGCAGATGGAACTCAATATGTTGATAATTTAAAAGATCCATTTGGTACTGGAAACTATACAAATGCTAATGTTGTTATAACTCCTAATGGAAATAAATATACGTATACTGTTCAGTTAGTTGGTTCTAAAAAAGCAATTGGACAAGCTGCAGCGGTTGCAGATGATACATTGAAAAAAGATTTAGTAATCGACAAAACTACTAATTAA
- a CDS encoding type II secretion system F family protein, producing MAIFQYEGKLLNGKRKKGRVTAVSLREAKEKLRQESILVTELAELESTGLNKEVNLLPERVKIEHLIMYVRQFATLIRAGVPIVRATSILRVQTESKVLKKTLSQVEDDLREGIAFSEAIKKHPRVFSNFFSSMALAGEASGNLEEALDQIGLQLQKQYDVKRKVISALTYPLVVSIVAIGVVAFLMVNVVPTFASIFGQLGGELPLITRIVVAVSDFVAAYWWLIFGGALLALLVFTWMLKRDKERYVIDGLLLKMPIFGPIVLKSQIALLTRSLAVLLQAAVPILSAIEITEKIVSNRVIRKGLAQARKMMAQGIPLHEPLERNDSFPPLMTQMIAVGEESGDLDSMLNEVAEFYETEVETTTDRLKSIIEPLLIVVLASIVGVIVIAIVVPMFQIYGDIQNQ from the coding sequence ATGGCCATCTTCCAATACGAAGGTAAACTGCTGAACGGGAAGCGTAAGAAAGGGCGGGTCACCGCCGTCTCGCTCCGGGAGGCGAAAGAAAAGCTGCGCCAAGAATCGATTCTCGTCACCGAGCTCGCTGAACTCGAGTCGACCGGACTGAATAAAGAAGTGAACTTGCTCCCCGAGCGAGTCAAGATTGAACATTTGATTATGTACGTGCGCCAGTTCGCGACGCTCATCCGGGCCGGCGTGCCAATTGTTCGGGCGACGTCCATCTTGCGCGTCCAGACCGAGTCGAAAGTGTTGAAGAAGACGCTCAGCCAAGTCGAGGACGATTTGCGCGAAGGGATCGCTTTCTCGGAGGCGATCAAGAAGCATCCGCGCGTGTTCTCGAACTTCTTCAGCTCGATGGCACTTGCGGGTGAGGCGAGCGGGAACTTGGAGGAGGCGCTCGACCAAATCGGGCTCCAGCTCCAAAAACAATATGACGTCAAACGGAAAGTCATCTCGGCGTTGACGTATCCGCTCGTCGTGTCGATCGTCGCCATCGGCGTCGTCGCGTTCCTCATGGTGAACGTCGTCCCGACGTTCGCGAGCATCTTCGGACAGCTCGGCGGAGAATTGCCGCTCATCACACGCATCGTCGTCGCCGTGTCAGACTTCGTTGCCGCCTATTGGTGGCTCATCTTCGGTGGGGCGCTTCTCGCACTGCTCGTCTTTACGTGGATGTTGAAGCGCGACAAGGAACGGTATGTGATTGATGGATTGTTGTTGAAGATGCCGATTTTCGGGCCGATCGTCCTAAAGTCTCAAATCGCCTTATTGACCCGAAGTTTGGCTGTCTTGCTACAAGCGGCGGTTCCGATTTTATCGGCAATCGAGATTACCGAGAAAATCGTCTCGAACCGGGTCATCCGCAAAGGTCTTGCTCAAGCACGTAAGATGATGGCACAAGGGATTCCGCTCCATGAACCGCTCGAACGGAACGATAGCTTCCCGCCGCTCATGACGCAAATGATTGCGGTAGGCGAGGAGAGCGGGGATTTGGACTCGATGTTGAACGAGGTGGCGGAGTTTTATGAGACCGAGGTCGAGACGACGACGGACCGTCTGAAATCGATTATCGAGCCGCTGTTGATTGTCGTCTTGGCGAGCATCGTCGGCGTCATCGTCATCGCGATTGTCGTCCCGATGTTCCAAATTTATGGCGATATCCAAAATCAGTAG
- a CDS encoding type IV pilus twitching motility protein PilT translates to MIHQSIEVILTKAVEQRASDIHLTAGSPPIIRVDGSLITMCDEKVLPLHIESYLKDIMTEEMRGRLEMQRDLDFSFGVPRVSRFRVNAYYQRGTVAIAFRSISGEIPTMNELDLPQVLKRLIEKPYGLILVTGPTGSGKSTTLAAMIHEINRTQRKRIITLEDPIEYLHSHDQSIVDQREIGSDVMKFVDGLRAALRQDPDVILLGEMRDLETISTAMTAAETGHLVMATLHTSSAMSTVSRIIDAFPAEQQDQIRTQLANVLLGVVSQRLFPRVDVPKGRVAAMEIMIGNPAVANLIRNEKEFQLPTVIQTNRQNGMQTMDMAIEQLVRQGVINPNAVPNEER, encoded by the coding sequence ATGATCCATCAGTCGATTGAAGTGATTTTAACGAAAGCGGTCGAACAACGCGCCTCGGACATCCATTTGACCGCCGGCTCACCGCCGATCATCCGGGTTGACGGGAGCCTCATCACGATGTGTGATGAGAAAGTGTTGCCGCTCCATATCGAAAGCTATTTGAAAGACATCATGACCGAGGAGATGCGGGGGCGGCTCGAGATGCAGCGCGACCTCGACTTCTCGTTCGGGGTCCCGCGCGTATCGCGGTTCCGCGTCAACGCCTATTACCAGCGGGGCACGGTCGCGATCGCGTTCCGTTCTATTTCCGGGGAAATCCCGACGATGAACGAGCTCGATTTGCCGCAAGTGCTGAAACGTTTGATTGAAAAGCCGTACGGGCTCATCCTCGTCACCGGACCAACGGGGTCGGGGAAATCGACGACGCTTGCCGCGATGATTCATGAAATCAACCGCACACAGCGGAAACGCATCATCACGCTCGAAGACCCGATCGAGTATTTGCATTCGCACGACCAAAGCATCGTCGACCAACGCGAGATCGGCTCCGACGTCATGAAGTTCGTCGACGGTCTTCGGGCCGCGCTCCGTCAAGACCCGGATGTCATTTTGCTCGGGGAGATGCGTGACCTTGAGACGATTTCGACGGCGATGACGGCCGCTGAGACGGGGCATCTCGTCATGGCGACCCTCCATACGTCGAGCGCGATGTCGACCGTCAGTCGGATCATCGACGCGTTTCCGGCCGAGCAACAGGATCAGATTCGGACCCAGCTCGCCAACGTCCTGCTCGGTGTCGTCAGTCAGCGTCTCTTCCCGCGCGTCGATGTGCCGAAAGGTCGTGTCGCCGCGATGGAGATTATGATCGGCAATCCGGCCGTCGCCAACTTGATTCGGAACGAGAAAGAGTTCCAACTCCCGACCGTCATCCAGACGAACCGGCAGAACGGGATGCAGACGATGGACATGGCGATCGAACAGCTCGTCCGTCAAGGCGTCATCAACCCGAACGCCGTACCAAATGAAGAGAGGTGA
- a CDS encoding GspE/PulE family protein produces MRRTKKRLGEMLVEAGLITQEQLDEALVQKRTGEKLGDALMRLNYLTETQLIQVLHEQLNVPVISLYAQDINVTVTKLVPKVIAQKHDIMPIELQGNTLFIATADPLDLIAIDDVRLQTGMNIEVGIATREQIRKTISRYYEMDASLIEILKEEAPELEREETASRDDAPVIRLVNQLFLSAIDQRASDIHFDPHEKQLHVRFRVDGDLRTETIYPKKIQSVMLTRLKVMSNLDITESRLPQDGRIKYTLRGRPYDFRVSTLPTMYGEKIVIRVLDSSEGLTDLTKLGFGDQNEAVYRDMLKRPNGIILITGPTGSGKSSTLYASLRELNEESKNIITVEDPVEYQLDGINQVQVNAKVGLTFASGLRSILRQDPNIVMVGEIRDTETAEIAIRASLTGHLVLSTLHTNSAISSITRLIDMGVEPFLVAASTSGLVAQRLVRRVCRDCGHEQPVSKREQELFAAEGIPVERIMRGNGCASCSFTGYRGRLAIHEVVPIDEGLRRLIMNQATEAEMVAYAKAQGARFLLADGLEKVAFGLTNTEEILRTVITE; encoded by the coding sequence GTGAGACGAACGAAAAAACGACTTGGCGAGATGCTCGTCGAGGCGGGGTTAATTACGCAAGAACAACTCGACGAAGCGCTCGTTCAAAAGCGGACCGGGGAAAAGCTCGGGGATGCGCTCATGCGATTGAACTATTTGACCGAGACACAATTGATTCAAGTACTGCACGAACAATTAAATGTACCAGTCATTTCTTTATACGCGCAAGACATCAATGTGACGGTGACGAAACTCGTCCCGAAAGTTATTGCTCAAAAACATGACATTATGCCAATTGAGTTACAAGGGAACACGCTGTTCATCGCAACGGCGGACCCGCTCGACTTGATCGCCATCGATGACGTCCGGCTTCAGACGGGAATGAACATCGAGGTCGGGATCGCCACGCGCGAACAGATTCGTAAAACGATCAGCCGCTATTATGAGATGGATGCGTCACTCATCGAGATTCTGAAAGAAGAAGCGCCTGAACTCGAGCGCGAGGAGACGGCGTCGCGCGATGACGCCCCGGTCATCCGGCTCGTCAATCAGCTCTTCTTGAGTGCGATCGACCAGCGCGCCTCGGATATTCACTTCGACCCGCACGAGAAGCAGTTGCACGTCCGCTTCCGGGTCGACGGTGATCTTCGGACCGAAACGATTTATCCGAAGAAGATTCAAAGCGTCATGCTGACGCGCCTTAAGGTCATGAGTAACTTAGACATCACCGAGAGCCGTTTGCCGCAGGATGGACGTATCAAATATACGCTCCGGGGCCGCCCGTACGACTTCCGCGTCTCGACGCTCCCGACGATGTATGGCGAGAAAATCGTCATCCGGGTGCTCGACTCGTCGGAAGGATTGACCGATTTGACGAAGCTCGGCTTCGGCGACCAGAACGAGGCGGTGTACCGCGACATGTTGAAACGGCCGAACGGGATTATTCTCATCACCGGGCCGACGGGATCAGGGAAGTCGTCGACGCTCTATGCGTCGCTACGCGAACTGAACGAGGAATCGAAGAACATCATCACGGTCGAGGACCCGGTCGAGTATCAACTCGACGGCATTAACCAAGTCCAGGTCAACGCCAAGGTCGGCTTGACGTTCGCGTCGGGTCTGCGTTCGATTTTGCGACAAGACCCGAACATCGTCATGGTCGGGGAGATTCGGGACACCGAGACGGCCGAGATTGCCATTCGAGCGTCGTTGACCGGTCACTTGGTGTTGTCGACACTACATACGAACTCGGCCATCAGCTCGATCACCCGCTTGATTGACATGGGAGTCGAACCGTTCCTTGTCGCCGCCTCGACATCCGGGCTCGTCGCCCAGCGGCTCGTCCGGCGCGTCTGTCGCGACTGCGGTCATGAACAGCCGGTCTCGAAGCGCGAGCAGGAACTGTTTGCCGCTGAAGGGATTCCGGTTGAACGAATCATGCGCGGCAACGGTTGTGCCTCATGTAGCTTCACAGGTTATCGTGGACGGCTCGCCATCCATGAGGTCGTGCCAATCGATGAAGGGTTGCGCCGATTGATTATGAACCAGGCGACGGAAGCCGAGATGGTCGCCTACGCGAAAGCGCAAGGTGCCCGCTTCCTCCTTGCCGATGGGCTCGAGAAAGTCGCGTTCGGACTGACGAATACCGAGGAAATATTGAGAACAGTGATAACGGAGTGA
- a CDS encoding G5 domain-containing protein, whose translation MKQFGMHVSILIGLVLLVSLPTIGLVNYLEASAKTNATYKETTVAGIDVSGMTREEAIIRLDNAIKDFNNTPFALTLVDGTVLEVGKDTVAYNVEATLDGVTESGTYSLVTTVDEERLTPYLNNQPVTLTMVTPPLVEAASNFNSDVILEMTATESEVVSSITISPTPAMRSAVERMNGFEMEAGDIFSLKTFGEDFDALSTLGSSMYQLFAATPFQILERVQHETLPAGVELGYDVKIDDRSNFAVQNTEQTSYALIVLEEGNTMTIQLLGKAFVGAYESRVEDVTSVPFQNVVRFSSALTAGSSSVTQSGQTGESGKLYRVRITETGESLELLGFDFYEPIPEIVTKSSVPVPEPEPEPEPTEPIIIPILPDNPEEWLNEWLLNDDVQDNNDDGYEQQPPVQQEDPTAVPNEGAVG comes from the coding sequence ATGAAACAGTTTGGAATGCATGTCTCCATCCTCATCGGACTTGTCTTACTCGTATCGCTGCCAACGATTGGTCTTGTCAATTATCTCGAAGCATCAGCGAAGACAAATGCTACATATAAAGAGACAACGGTTGCCGGTATCGATGTATCAGGGATGACGAGAGAAGAGGCGATCATTCGACTTGATAATGCAATCAAAGATTTTAATAATACACCATTCGCATTGACACTAGTCGATGGAACGGTACTCGAGGTCGGTAAGGATACCGTCGCTTATAATGTCGAGGCAACCCTCGACGGAGTAACAGAGTCCGGTACTTATTCACTCGTTACGACGGTTGATGAAGAACGACTTACTCCGTACCTCAATAATCAACCGGTGACGCTCACCATGGTCACGCCCCCCCTCGTTGAAGCAGCTTCGAACTTTAATTCAGATGTTATTTTAGAGATGACGGCTACCGAGAGCGAAGTTGTCTCATCCATAACTATAAGTCCGACGCCTGCGATGCGTTCAGCAGTTGAACGAATGAATGGTTTCGAGATGGAGGCTGGAGATATTTTCAGTCTGAAGACGTTCGGAGAAGACTTTGACGCACTCAGTACGCTTGGTTCGTCTATGTATCAACTGTTCGCAGCGACACCGTTCCAAATCCTTGAACGTGTGCAACATGAGACGCTACCGGCCGGCGTTGAGCTCGGCTACGATGTCAAAATCGACGATCGTTCGAACTTCGCTGTGCAGAATACGGAACAAACTTCATATGCGCTGATCGTATTAGAAGAAGGGAACACAATGACAATTCAATTGCTCGGTAAAGCATTCGTTGGAGCTTATGAGTCACGTGTCGAAGACGTGACAAGCGTACCGTTCCAGAATGTCGTTCGCTTCTCATCTGCACTCACAGCAGGCAGTTCATCTGTCACTCAGTCTGGACAGACGGGTGAGTCGGGCAAGTTATATCGTGTCCGTATTACGGAGACTGGTGAGTCATTAGAACTTCTCGGTTTTGATTTCTACGAACCAATTCCGGAAATCGTGACAAAGAGTTCTGTACCGGTTCCTGAGCCCGAGCCTGAACCAGAACCGACTGAACCGATTATTATTCCAATTTTGCCGGATAATCCGGAAGAATGGCTAAATGAATGGCTACTAAATGACGATGTACAAGATAACAACGACGACGGATATGAACAACAGCCGCCGGTTCAACAAGAAGATCCAACCGCGGTACCAAATGAGGGGGCAGTCGGATGA
- a CDS encoding DUF7305 domain-containing protein — MKTWNNWRLAKEEKGNTLILVLIVILLFSSIGLSMIQSSLNSVSLSNGEVKEQSAYYIAESGITYTLDQIQQALDEVEDLNKITDEQYYNYVNANILTGTQPRVFSSFEKQKGIQPLAMVTVKMSNVSSDRTVRDYIITSTGQVGERKKTLQTSYSLDLERMPGPTLPSNLGIYSKGKMKLANGVVTGNILLESNAQNMLEVTGNPTINGAVYTLPSSHSKTILAPNWWLDQKRPTIYKEDFNLGLTLPDFPSANDFNYKMIPDATFKAGSSQYQVISKGNIDISNWIVSDYELILDQDYKVNDINLSSNYRLTINVKDKDVSLYVNSIQGTGHLDVKSQPGGSLTMYLADNISLNGHVNESDGNDLFMYIGPSNGQTKLVKSSGYGKFNASIYAKDANLEFVGSASLNGSILSGGENVKVTGGTQINVPKKLIFAPNAHVEIIEGGTVNGGIVSDTFTISGGAKVNAASIELDDLPFFGEASSETNLIVKKGTVREIANP, encoded by the coding sequence TTGAAAACTTGGAATAATTGGCGCCTCGCCAAAGAAGAAAAAGGGAATACTCTCATCTTAGTCTTGATAGTGATCTTACTGTTTTCTTCAATTGGTTTAAGCATGATTCAGTCTAGTTTGAATTCTGTGTCGCTTTCGAATGGGGAAGTCAAAGAACAATCTGCCTACTACATCGCTGAAAGTGGCATCACGTATACACTTGATCAGATTCAACAAGCGCTCGACGAGGTGGAAGATTTAAACAAAATAACAGATGAACAGTACTACAACTATGTAAATGCCAACATTTTAACTGGTACTCAACCTCGAGTGTTTTCTTCGTTTGAGAAACAGAAAGGCATTCAACCATTGGCTATGGTAACTGTAAAGATGAGTAATGTTTCATCAGATCGAACGGTTAGAGACTACATCATCACATCGACTGGCCAGGTCGGTGAGCGAAAAAAAACGTTGCAAACAAGTTACTCGTTGGATCTCGAGCGGATGCCAGGACCAACCCTTCCTTCCAACTTAGGGATATACTCCAAAGGAAAAATGAAGCTCGCTAACGGAGTTGTGACAGGTAATATCCTGCTAGAATCGAACGCTCAAAATATGTTAGAGGTTACTGGAAATCCGACAATCAACGGAGCTGTCTACACGTTACCCTCGTCTCATTCCAAAACTATTTTGGCGCCGAATTGGTGGCTGGATCAAAAGCGACCTACAATATACAAAGAAGACTTTAATTTAGGTTTAACACTTCCTGACTTTCCGTCAGCAAATGATTTCAATTATAAGATGATTCCCGATGCTACTTTTAAAGCGGGCAGCAGTCAGTACCAAGTGATTTCAAAAGGTAATATCGATATTTCGAACTGGATTGTCAGTGATTATGAGCTCATTTTGGATCAAGATTATAAAGTAAACGACATTAACTTGAGTAGTAACTATCGTTTGACGATTAACGTGAAAGATAAGGATGTGTCCTTATACGTTAATTCGATTCAAGGAACCGGACATTTAGATGTGAAGAGTCAACCGGGTGGGAGTTTGACGATGTACCTAGCTGACAACATTTCATTAAACGGTCATGTGAACGAAAGCGATGGGAATGATTTGTTCATGTATATCGGACCTTCTAATGGTCAAACGAAACTAGTAAAGAGTTCTGGTTATGGGAAATTTAATGCCTCGATTTATGCGAAAGATGCCAACTTAGAGTTCGTTGGTTCGGCCTCCCTGAATGGAAGTATTTTGTCAGGTGGGGAAAATGTGAAAGTTACCGGTGGGACTCAAATCAATGTACCAAAAAAATTAATTTTTGCTCCGAACGCCCATGTCGAAATTATTGAAGGCGGTACAGTGAACGGTGGGATTGTTTCCGACACGTTTACAATTAGCGGTGGAGCGAAAGTCAATGCAGCATCAATTGAATTAGACGACTTACCTTTCTTCGGAGAGGCAAGTTCAGAAACAAACTTGATTGTAAAGAAAGGGACTGTTAGAGAAATTGCTAACCCATGA